The genomic region CGGACTCGCCGGTCCTCCTCACCGGCGTCGACCTCGCACACCTCCGGGGCGCACGCTGCGGCCCGGTCGAAGCCTACGTGACGGCGGGCGTCTCGAACCCGGCCGAGCTGCCGATGGACCCCGCAGGTGGGAGCCTTCCGACCGGTGAACTCGTTGCCGGGACCGTCAACGTCGTCGTGGGCACGACCCGCGAGCTGGCTCCGGGTGCGCTGGCGAATCTCGTGGCCGTGGCCGCCGAGGCGAAGGCCGCGACGCTGCTGGACGCGGTCGGCGTCCCCGGCACGACCTCGGACGCGGTGGTGGTCGCCACGGACCCCGATGGCGACCCGGCCGAGTTCTCGGGAAGCGCCACCCCGGTCGGGGCGGCCGCCCGCGCCTGTGTCCGGGACGCCATCGCCGCGTCGCTGGCTGCGCGATACGCGGAGACCGACCCACCGTCGGGCGTCGAGGACGCTCCCTACGGCGTCTCGACCGACGTTCGGGCCGAGGTGTTCCAGCCGTGACCCACACCGTGCTCGTCGCCGGGACCGCCAGCCACGTCGGGAAGTCGACCGTGGTCGCCGGTCTCTGCCGGCTGCTCGCGGACCGGGGCGTGTCGGTCGCGCCGTTCAAGGCCCAGAACATGAGCAACAACGCCCACGTCGCCCCGACGCCCGACGGCGAGTGGGGCGAGATCGGCGTCTCGCAGTACGTGCAGGCCCGGGCAGCGAGAATCCAGCCGACGACCGACGTGAACCCGGTGTTGCTCAAGCCCCGGGGCGACGGCGAGTCCCAGCTGGTCATCGACGGGCAGGCGGTCGGGAACTTCGAAGCCGGCTCGTACTACGCCGAGCACTGGGAGGAGGCCCGGGGCGCGGCCGAGGAGGCGTATCGCCGGCTGGCCGCGAACTACGACGTGATTCTCGCGGAGGGTGCCGGCAGCATCGCCGAGATAAACCTCCACGACCGCGACCTCGCGAACGTCGAGACCGCACGGTTCGCCGACGCCGACGTCTTGCTCGTCGCCGACATCGAGCGCGGCGGCGTGTTCGCCTCGCTGGTGGGGACGCTCGAACTCGTCCCCGACGATATCCGCGAGCAGGTCGCGGGCGTGGTCATCACCAAGTTCCGGGGCGACCTCGACATCCTCCAGCCTGGGATCGACGCGTTCGAGGACCGGACCGGCGTGCCGGTGCTCGGCGTGGTTCCGTACGACGACCCCGGGCTCCCCGAGGAGGACAGCGTCGCACTCCCGCCGGTCGGCGAGCGCCGGGTCGACGGGGCGGACGACCATCCGGACCCGGTCCGCATCGGGGTGCCACGGCTCCCGCGCGTCTCGAACGCGACCGACCTGCAGCCACTCGCCCGTGAACACGGTGTCCGGGTGGTCTACCTCCCGCTCGACGACGGGCTGTCGGACGTGGACGCCGTGGTCATCCCGGGGACGAAGAACACGGTCAACGACCTGCGGGCGCTCCGCGAGGCCGGCTTCGACGAGGCATTGCGGGCCTTCGAGGGTCCCATCGTCGGCCTCTGTGGCGGCTACCAGCTGCTGGGTGAGTGTATCGAGAACGCTCACGTCGAGGGAACCGGAACCGAGCGAACCATCGACGGGGTCGGCCGCTTGCCCGTCGTCACCCGCTTCGACCACGAGAAGCAGGTCCGTCCCGCGACGTACGACCTCGCGGGCGTCGGCCCACTGGCGGGTGCCGAGGGACCAGTCTCGGGCTACGAGATTCACGCCGGCGAGACGGTCGCGACGGGGGACGTGATGACGCCATTCGCGGTCGACGGCGACGCGAGTGCCGCACTCGGGGCCGCCACCGACGACGTGTGCGGGACGTACCTCCACGGCCTGTTCGAGAACCGGAGCGCCCGGCGGGCGTTCCTCGAACGTCTGGGTGTGGACCCCGGCGACCCCGGCGAGGGGACCGTCACGGATTCCGCTGACCGGGCCGCCGCGCTGGTGACCGACAGCGTCGACCTCTCGGGGGTTTTCCCCACGTCGGAAGCCACTGGTAACAGGTCATCTGACGGCCGAAACTTATAGGAGCTACCCTACCCGTTCTTCGGATGGTTACGGGCACTCGCCCTGACCAGTCGACGCCAGTCACACGCTGTCTCTTTCCCCCTTTCGGTGGTCAGGAAACAGAGACGATGGGTTGGGACCCTGGGGGTGGTGAGGCGTCGGACGTATTGTTCGTTTCTGTGCATCGGTGGAACGATTGGGAGTGAAACAGTCCCGGTTCCGTGACGAAACAATCTATTAACTGACACCTATTGATGGGTGACTGGTGAGACGCTTCCCGCATGGGTGATGCAGGCCCCCCAACTAGTAGTCGACGAACGGTACTGAAATCGACAGCCCTCCTCGGCGCGAGTGCGCTGGGGGTCAACGGCCTCTCCACCGGCACGGCCTCGGGTGACGCGTCTGGCACGCTGCCGGACAGCGGCTGGCCGGTGTTCGGGAGCGACCTCGGGAACTCGGGCGTCGGCCCCGCCGGTATCTCGGCGACGTACATGGACCGGTCGTGGCTGAAGCGCGTCGACGGCGGCGGCTTCCTGGCGTCGCCCGTCGTCGCCAACGGCGTCGTCTACGCGGTCAGGGGCGGTGGCTCGCTCCTGGCCATCGAGGTGGAGACCGGCGAGACCATCTGGGAGAACGACCGCTACTCCCTGTGCTTCTCGTCGCCGGCGGTCGCGGACGGGACGGTCTACCTGACCACGGTCGACCAGACCGTCGCGCTGGACGCCGCGACCGGCGAGCCGAAGTGGAGCGCCGACATCGGCGGTCTCGGCTCGCCGACGGTGGTCGAGGACACGCTCTACGTGACCGGCGAGCCCGGCGGCTGGGACGGCGAGAACGACTACGCGGACAACTGGGGACCGAAGACCGTCGCCGCGCTCTCCATCGCCGACGGGAGCGAGCAGTGGCGCGCCACTGCGGACCGCATGGTCGATACCTCGCCGGCGGTCGCCGACGGCAGGCTCGTCGTCGGTGGCGAGGGCCTGGTCACCGCCTTCGACGCCGAGACCGGCGACAGGCAGTGGACCGTCGACCGCAGCGGTGGGGACACCGAGTCCGACGATGGCTACACGACGACCGTCTCACTGGTCGACGGGACGGTGTACGGCCAGACCACCGGTGGCGTGTTCGCGCTCGATGCGGCGACGGGTGAGGCGGTCTGGACCCGCGACGACACGAGAGAGCCCGGGACGGCCGGCACGACCATCTCGGCCGGACTCGGCTGGGATGGTGCCGGGCTGGAGCGCGTGGCGGTCACCGAAGACAGCGTCTTCGCGACGGTCCGGGACCCCGAGGACCGCTACACCGCGAGCCTGTACGCGCTCGACCGTGAGACCGGGGAGACGCGCTGGACGTTCGGCGGGAGCACGCTGGGCGCGGCGTACTCCTCGGTCCAGAACTGCCCGACGGTCGCCGACGGGCTGGTCTACGTCGTCGGCAAGAGCGGCTCCGACGACGATAGCTACCCGAACCCGGAGACCGTCTACGCGCTCGACCCGGCCGACGGGAGCATCGCGAAGGCCTACCACGGCCTCAACGGTGTCGGCACGGCGGGTGACGGCGGCGCGGAGGTCGAGGCCCCGGTGACGGTGGTCGACGGGACCGTCTTCGTCGCCAGCTACCTCGCCAACGGCCTCGCCAGTTTCTTCCTCGCCGCGCTGGAGGGGACCGACGACCTGGAGCTGCCCGCGCCCGACGTGACCGTCGAGACCACGGATGACGAGTACACGAGGTGCTCGTCGGTCGAGTTCCACGCGAACCTCGAGGACTTCGACCGCGACAACTACGACAAGACGCTCGTGCGCTGGTTCGTCGACGACGAGTACGTCCTGACCTCGTTCGCCACCTACGAGGCGGCCGGGTCCGGGATGCCGCGGTTCGACCTCGAGGCGGGCGAGCACACCGTGAAGGCCGTCGCCTACGACTGGTGGGACCGCCGGGACACCGACTCGATGACCATCACCGTCTCCGAGGACTGCGAGGACGACGAGACGGTCGGCGTCGGTATCGAGGTCGCCACCGAGGACCCGACCGTCGGCGAGGCGGTCCGGTTCGAGGCGACCGTCGACGGTGACGACGACGACCTGGCGTACGACTGGGAGTCCGCGTGTGCCGAGCAGATCGGCGACGACGGCGAGGTCGTCCGGTTCGAGTGGAGCGACCCCGGGGAGTACGACGTGTCCCTGATTGCGACCGATACCGAGACCGACGAGGAGTACACTGCCAGCACGACGGTCGACGTGGACGGGTAACCTGCACGTCGACAGCCCTGTTACGGGGCGTCGAAAGTATCCGTCCCTGTACAGAACTGTCGTGCGGTGTCTCCGTTGGATGACTCGATGGCTGGTCCGGGGAGGACCGGTCGTCTGAGCCGGTCTTCGACCGCCACTAGCCCGTTCCCCCCAGTCTTAGTCGCGGGATAATACCGATTACCCACAATATAACGTTAGAACCCACTGGCGAGTGACTAGTCGTATGGGTGACCATTACCCGAGTACGATAACACGACGACGAGTCCTCTCCGCGACCGCAGCCGTCGGGGGGAGTGCATTGCTCGGAAGCACGCTCGCCGAGACGGCAGCCGGTGGTGGCGACGGGACACGGACGCTCGACACGTCCCGGGCCGAGGCTGACGGGAGCGCACTGGTACGCGACTGGAAACGACCAATCGGCGGCGACTGGGGGTCGCGCATCTCCCCGACCGTCGCCGAACTCCCGGAGTCCGAGGTCGACGGCCCCATCGTCTACGACGCCCCCGCCCGGGTCGGCATCCGTGCGTTCTCGATGGCCGACGGTACTCGACTCTGGGAGACGGAACTCGCCGGGCTCGTCGGCGCGGAACCGACCATCGCCGACGGCGTCTGCTACGTCGCCTCAGACGGCGGAACCTACGCGCTCGACGCGGCGACGGGCGAGAAGCTGTGGTCGTACGAGAAGGGCGGGAGCCTCGGCGTCGTGGTCGGTGACGACGCCATCTACGTCCCGACCGGCGACGCGTCTCCACGGGGCAGCAACTCCTGGACGCCCGATGGCGTCGAGCGGACGATGACCGCGTTCGACCGCGAGGACGGCTCGGTGCTGTGGCAGCAGTCCTACGGTGGCGAATACGGTACCGAAGCCGACCAGTTCTACGCCCGCCCGCAGCTCGTCGACGGGACCCTCCTCGCCGGCGGGTCGATGGGGCTGGTCGCGATGGACCCGGCGACCGGCGAGACGCTGTGGCAGGCGTTCGACCTGGCCGGCTCGATGACCGTCGCGGACGGCGTCGCCTACGTGACGGTGAAGGACGACGGCGGGCTGGTCGCGTTCGACCTCGAGTCGAGAGAGCAGCTGTGGCGGGCCGACGTACTGGGGTCCGACCCACTGGTTCACGACGGCAGTGTCTACGTCACCCAGCAGGAGCACCGCCACCCCGACCTCGTGGAAGATGGTGTCACCGCGCTCGACGCCGAGACCGGCGAACTGCAGTGGTCCCGGAACACGTGGGCCGATGCGGTCGACGCGGACCAGACCGCTCTCGTCCCGACGACCCCACCGGTGCTGGCGAACGACCAGGTCGTCTTCGGCGGTGTTCGGCCGGACGACGGATACCCCCCGAAGGGCGCGGTGTTCGGACTCGACCCCGACACCGGCGAGGTGACGACCCTCTGGTGGCCAGCGATTCCCGACGACCTCGACGCCGACGGCGGGTGGATAACCAGACTGATCCGGGGCGAACCGACGGCGTACCGTGACCACCTCCTCGTGTCGAGCTACGACTGGGGACGGAACGCACCGCGCGCACAGGGACTCTACGCGCTGTCGTGGAGCGACTCCCCGCCGGGCGAGGGGCCGGCCGAGCCCGACGTGGTCCAGTCCGGCGGGTGCGAGGTGTCCGACGGCCGGAGTCGAATCGGGATGGAGGCGTACGACGACCAGCCCGACGAGTACGGCGACCAGTTCCTCTACCGCTGGGACGTCCTCGACGACGGTGTTCTGGACGGGGTCACCGGCCGGTCCGAGTACCTGGTCCCGCTCCCCGAGGACGCGAACGGGACGGTGACCACCACCGTCACCGTGCTCGACCGGTACGGGCGCTCGGCGACGGGGACGGTCGAGTTCACCCCCGAGGCCGTCTGTGCGTCGTTCTCGCTGTCGGTCGAGCCGAAGCGACCGGAGACCGGCGAGGAGTTCACGATGAGCGTCGACGTCCAGAACGCCGACCCGAGCGAATTCGAGTACTACTGGGAGGTACCCGGTGACTACGAGACGACCGCGGAGCCGTCCTACACGGCGAGCTTCGACGATGCCGGGGACTACACCGTCGGCGTCGAGGTCCGCTCCGACGCCGGCCTCCGCGCCCAGCTCGAGACGGACCTGACGGTCGTCTGTCCGGACGACGCCTGACGCCCATCTCAATTTCTTTCACCGGGAAGAATACGAATACTTATTGCGATGCTCGCGGCTACATCCAGCAAATGGTCGAAGCCATCGCCGTCGCCAGCGGGAAGGGTGGGACTGGCAAGACGACGGCGACCCTCGCGCTGGGGATGGCTCTCGCCGAGGCGCAGGACGTGACCGTCGTGGACACCGACACCGGCCTCGCGAACCTCCTCTTTCACACCGGGCTCGAGGCGGCCGACGTGACCCTCCACGACCTCCTGCTCGGCGACGCCGACGTCTCGGTCGCCGACGCGACCTACGACCGGTTCGGGCTGCGGGTCGTCCCCTGTGGCACCTCGCTCGGGGACTTCCGGCAGGCCGACCCCACCCGACTCCGGGAGGTGGTCGCCGACCTC from Haloarchaeobius sp. HME9146 harbors:
- a CDS encoding adenosylcobinamide amidohydrolase is translated as MFETTSADDVLRLARSDTTWLSTGWRGGRSRADAAYTISVPEGWHCDDLDEYVTERLAAAGFDPGTVPDSPVLLTGVDLAHLRGARCGPVEAYVTAGVSNPAELPMDPAGGSLPTGELVAGTVNVVVGTTRELAPGALANLVAVAAEAKAATLLDAVGVPGTTSDAVVVATDPDGDPAEFSGSATPVGAAARACVRDAIAASLAARYAETDPPSGVEDAPYGVSTDVRAEVFQP
- a CDS encoding cobyric acid synthase, which translates into the protein MTHTVLVAGTASHVGKSTVVAGLCRLLADRGVSVAPFKAQNMSNNAHVAPTPDGEWGEIGVSQYVQARAARIQPTTDVNPVLLKPRGDGESQLVIDGQAVGNFEAGSYYAEHWEEARGAAEEAYRRLAANYDVILAEGAGSIAEINLHDRDLANVETARFADADVLLVADIERGGVFASLVGTLELVPDDIREQVAGVVITKFRGDLDILQPGIDAFEDRTGVPVLGVVPYDDPGLPEEDSVALPPVGERRVDGADDHPDPVRIGVPRLPRVSNATDLQPLAREHGVRVVYLPLDDGLSDVDAVVIPGTKNTVNDLRALREAGFDEALRAFEGPIVGLCGGYQLLGECIENAHVEGTGTERTIDGVGRLPVVTRFDHEKQVRPATYDLAGVGPLAGAEGPVSGYEIHAGETVATGDVMTPFAVDGDASAALGAATDDVCGTYLHGLFENRSARRAFLERLGVDPGDPGEGTVTDSADRAAALVTDSVDLSGVFPTSEATGNRSSDGRNL
- a CDS encoding PQQ-binding-like beta-propeller repeat protein; the encoded protein is MGDAGPPTSSRRTVLKSTALLGASALGVNGLSTGTASGDASGTLPDSGWPVFGSDLGNSGVGPAGISATYMDRSWLKRVDGGGFLASPVVANGVVYAVRGGGSLLAIEVETGETIWENDRYSLCFSSPAVADGTVYLTTVDQTVALDAATGEPKWSADIGGLGSPTVVEDTLYVTGEPGGWDGENDYADNWGPKTVAALSIADGSEQWRATADRMVDTSPAVADGRLVVGGEGLVTAFDAETGDRQWTVDRSGGDTESDDGYTTTVSLVDGTVYGQTTGGVFALDAATGEAVWTRDDTREPGTAGTTISAGLGWDGAGLERVAVTEDSVFATVRDPEDRYTASLYALDRETGETRWTFGGSTLGAAYSSVQNCPTVADGLVYVVGKSGSDDDSYPNPETVYALDPADGSIAKAYHGLNGVGTAGDGGAEVEAPVTVVDGTVFVASYLANGLASFFLAALEGTDDLELPAPDVTVETTDDEYTRCSSVEFHANLEDFDRDNYDKTLVRWFVDDEYVLTSFATYEAAGSGMPRFDLEAGEHTVKAVAYDWWDRRDTDSMTITVSEDCEDDETVGVGIEVATEDPTVGEAVRFEATVDGDDDDLAYDWESACAEQIGDDGEVVRFEWSDPGEYDVSLIATDTETDEEYTASTTVDVDG
- a CDS encoding PQQ-binding-like beta-propeller repeat protein, encoding MGDHYPSTITRRRVLSATAAVGGSALLGSTLAETAAGGGDGTRTLDTSRAEADGSALVRDWKRPIGGDWGSRISPTVAELPESEVDGPIVYDAPARVGIRAFSMADGTRLWETELAGLVGAEPTIADGVCYVASDGGTYALDAATGEKLWSYEKGGSLGVVVGDDAIYVPTGDASPRGSNSWTPDGVERTMTAFDREDGSVLWQQSYGGEYGTEADQFYARPQLVDGTLLAGGSMGLVAMDPATGETLWQAFDLAGSMTVADGVAYVTVKDDGGLVAFDLESREQLWRADVLGSDPLVHDGSVYVTQQEHRHPDLVEDGVTALDAETGELQWSRNTWADAVDADQTALVPTTPPVLANDQVVFGGVRPDDGYPPKGAVFGLDPDTGEVTTLWWPAIPDDLDADGGWITRLIRGEPTAYRDHLLVSSYDWGRNAPRAQGLYALSWSDSPPGEGPAEPDVVQSGGCEVSDGRSRIGMEAYDDQPDEYGDQFLYRWDVLDDGVLDGVTGRSEYLVPLPEDANGTVTTTVTVLDRYGRSATGTVEFTPEAVCASFSLSVEPKRPETGEEFTMSVDVQNADPSEFEYYWEVPGDYETTAEPSYTASFDDAGDYTVGVEVRSDAGLRAQLETDLTVVCPDDA